The Pricia mediterranea genome includes a window with the following:
- the pta gene encoding phosphate acetyltransferase — translation MSKAVYIATTEPDSGKSIISLGLMQLLLGKAAKVGYFRPIIDDFEPGGIDNHINTVSTYFNLDIPFSDAYAFTRSEVIQRKNEDRDDEIIGKIIEKYKAVEERCDFVLVEGTSFSGEGTIIEFDINVVIAKNLGIPAILLASGVGKTLEGLVGNLQIAYDTFKDKGVKVLAVIGNKVLPENVDLVVTGLRNQLPSSVLVNAIPLNPLLANPSVKEICDSLNGKILFGENYVNNQVNGFSVGAMQLRNYLKHLNENGLVITPGDRADIILGALQANLSANYPAISGIVLTGGIVPEEPIQKLIEGLSEVVPIISVKGGTFAMANRIGAIKSQMYAENTDKIRTSISDFDKYISTDALAESLVTFQADGITPRMFQYNLLKRAKTHKKHIVLPEATDPRILTAAKLLTDIDAVKITLLGNRELIVDKMGKLELVLDLEKVDIVDPVASPNFEDYARTLYELRKHKNVDLTMARDLMEDVSYFSTMMVYQGHADGMVSGAIHTTQHTILPALQFVKTKPEVSLVSSVFFMCLPDRVVVFGDCAINPNPNAEQLAEIAISSADTSTAFGIEPRIAMLSYSSGASGSGEDVDRVRQATEIVKRKRPDLKVEGPIQYDAAVDLKVGQSKLPNSQVAGKATVFIFPDLNTGNNTYKAVQRETGALAIGPMLQGLNKPVNDLSRGCTVDDIFNTVVITAIQAQGI, via the coding sequence ATGAGCAAAGCAGTGTATATTGCCACTACCGAACCCGATAGCGGTAAATCCATCATCTCATTGGGGCTGATGCAATTGTTGTTGGGCAAAGCCGCCAAAGTAGGTTATTTTAGGCCGATTATCGATGATTTCGAGCCTGGCGGCATCGATAACCATATCAATACCGTCTCCACCTATTTTAATCTCGACATTCCCTTCTCCGATGCATATGCCTTTACCCGCAGCGAAGTCATACAAAGAAAGAACGAGGACCGGGATGACGAAATCATCGGCAAGATTATCGAGAAGTATAAAGCGGTCGAGGAGCGTTGCGATTTTGTGCTGGTGGAAGGCACCAGTTTTTCTGGGGAAGGCACCATCATCGAGTTCGACATCAACGTAGTCATCGCGAAAAACCTGGGCATTCCCGCCATCCTCTTGGCCAGCGGGGTGGGAAAAACCTTGGAAGGGCTGGTCGGCAATCTTCAAATCGCCTACGATACCTTTAAGGATAAGGGCGTAAAGGTGTTAGCGGTTATCGGGAACAAAGTACTTCCGGAAAATGTTGACCTTGTGGTTACCGGACTGCGAAACCAACTTCCTAGCTCGGTTTTGGTCAATGCCATCCCCTTGAATCCCTTATTGGCGAACCCTTCGGTCAAGGAAATCTGCGACAGCCTGAACGGAAAGATCCTTTTTGGGGAAAACTACGTCAACAACCAGGTCAACGGATTCAGCGTCGGGGCCATGCAGTTGCGCAACTACCTCAAACACCTCAATGAAAACGGGCTTGTAATCACTCCGGGCGATAGGGCCGATATTATTCTAGGGGCTTTACAGGCGAACCTTTCGGCCAATTACCCTGCCATCTCCGGCATCGTGCTAACGGGGGGCATTGTTCCCGAGGAACCCATACAAAAATTGATCGAGGGCCTTTCCGAAGTGGTCCCGATCATCTCGGTCAAGGGCGGCACCTTTGCGATGGCAAACCGCATCGGTGCCATCAAATCACAGATGTACGCCGAGAATACCGATAAAATCAGGACATCCATTAGCGATTTCGATAAATATATCTCCACCGATGCCTTGGCAGAGAGCCTGGTCACCTTTCAGGCAGATGGCATTACCCCGAGAATGTTTCAGTACAATCTGCTGAAGCGCGCGAAGACCCATAAAAAACATATTGTACTGCCCGAGGCTACGGACCCGAGAATCTTGACCGCCGCCAAGTTGCTGACGGATATCGATGCCGTAAAGATCACATTGTTGGGAAATCGCGAACTGATTGTGGACAAGATGGGGAAACTGGAGCTGGTCTTGGACTTGGAAAAAGTCGATATTGTTGATCCCGTTGCCTCCCCCAATTTTGAGGATTACGCTAGAACCCTCTACGAGCTGCGGAAACACAAGAACGTGGATTTGACCATGGCCCGCGACCTGATGGAAGATGTCTCCTATTTCAGCACCATGATGGTCTATCAGGGCCATGCCGATGGGATGGTCTCAGGAGCTATACACACCACCCAGCACACGATTCTGCCCGCCTTACAGTTCGTAAAGACCAAACCGGAGGTCTCGTTGGTATCGTCCGTGTTTTTTATGTGCCTACCCGATCGGGTCGTCGTTTTCGGTGACTGCGCCATCAACCCCAACCCGAATGCGGAACAGCTGGCGGAAATTGCGATAAGCTCGGCGGACACCAGCACCGCCTTCGGTATCGAACCTCGGATTGCCATGCTCTCCTATTCGTCCGGGGCATCGGGCAGTGGCGAAGATGTCGACCGAGTGCGGCAGGCGACCGAGATCGTCAAAAGAAAACGCCCCGACCTAAAGGTCGAGGGACCGATACAGTACGACGCCGCCGTAGATCTTAAAGTGGGACAGAGCAAGTTGCCGAATTCACAAGTAGCGGGTAAGGCCACCGTGTTTATTTTTCCCGACCTTAATACCGGCAATAACACTTATAAAGCGGTACAGCGTGAAACCGGGGCCCTGGCCATTGGCCCTATGCTTCAGGGCCTGAACAAGCCGGTGAACGATCTCAGCCGAGGCTGTACCGTAGATGACATTTTCAATACAGTGGTGATTACGGCAATACAGGCGCAGGGGATTTGA
- a CDS encoding acetate/propionate family kinase has translation MKILIINAGSSSIKFQLMQMPSEKVICSGLVERIGAPNALIIYRSDSAQIKEQEAIATHSEALQRIAGLLLDPVKGAITNTDEIDTIGHRVVHGGDSYAETVVVTEKVKEEIQEFSALAPLHNPHNLKGIQIAEMLFPNAKQVAVFDTAFHQSMPVKARKYALPNSYFTENKIKVYGFHGTSHKYVSEKAIAYLKRESPKIISIHLGNGCSMTAVIDGKSVDHSMGFAPTTGLIMGTRSGDIDPSIIFHLINRLGYTSEEVNILLNKKSGMLGLTGFTDLRDIQAGAEKGDATCLLALDMNAYRIKKYIGAYAAAMNGLDAVVFTAGIGENSTMLRKLICTDMEYFGLQLDDVKNDKRSDILREISTVDSKVKVLVIPTNEELEIAKQVYGLTD, from the coding sequence ATGAAAATCCTGATTATCAACGCTGGGAGCTCCTCCATAAAATTCCAACTGATGCAAATGCCTTCCGAAAAGGTCATTTGCTCGGGGTTAGTAGAGCGTATCGGAGCCCCTAACGCCCTGATTATCTACCGGTCAGACTCCGCACAGATTAAAGAGCAGGAGGCCATTGCCACCCATAGCGAGGCGTTGCAACGAATCGCAGGGTTGCTGCTCGATCCGGTAAAGGGCGCTATAACAAATACGGATGAAATAGATACCATAGGCCACCGGGTCGTGCACGGGGGCGATTCCTACGCAGAAACGGTCGTTGTTACGGAAAAGGTCAAGGAAGAAATACAGGAATTCTCGGCCTTGGCGCCTTTGCACAATCCCCATAATCTAAAAGGTATCCAGATTGCGGAGATGCTATTCCCAAACGCGAAACAAGTCGCCGTATTCGATACGGCCTTCCACCAGTCCATGCCCGTGAAAGCACGTAAATACGCCCTCCCGAATTCCTACTTCACGGAAAATAAGATCAAGGTGTATGGCTTTCACGGCACGAGCCATAAATATGTGTCCGAGAAAGCGATAGCATATCTAAAGCGGGAATCCCCGAAAATCATATCCATCCATCTAGGAAACGGCTGCAGTATGACCGCCGTCATCGACGGAAAAAGTGTGGATCACAGCATGGGATTCGCACCTACTACGGGCTTGATTATGGGCACCAGAAGCGGCGATATCGATCCTTCCATCATTTTCCATCTCATAAATAGGTTGGGATATACTTCAGAGGAAGTAAATATCCTTTTGAACAAAAAAAGCGGCATGCTCGGGCTGACCGGATTTACGGATCTCCGGGACATCCAAGCGGGAGCTGAAAAAGGGGACGCCACCTGCCTGCTGGCACTTGACATGAACGCCTACCGGATCAAAAAGTACATCGGGGCCTACGCCGCCGCCATGAACGGACTCGACGCGGTGGTCTTTACCGCGGGAATAGGCGAGAATTCGACGATGCTAAGAAAATTGATCTGTACCGATATGGAGTACTTCGGGCTTCAGCTTGACGATGTCAAAAACGACAAGAGGTCCGACATCCTACGGGAAATAAGCACAGTGGATTCCAAGGTCAAGGTGTTGGTAATCCCCACGAATGAAGAGTTGGAAATCGCAAAGCAGGTTTACGGACTGACCGATTAA
- a CDS encoding universal stress protein, producing the protein MQNILVPTDFSRNAYHALRYATALLKERDCTFFLLNVYENQKGFKNKTRGSADGQVSDKRKKASEAKLQVTIDRIEKENMNGNHSYELISEASDLNSTVQGLIKELNIDLIVLGNKGETSSIPLFLGSTTASAIQSVKKCPILTVPNDADLEVPHEMAFATDFKKELSPEVLNALKSMALLCGSAVRIVHIDEGTGLNHAQKANLDVLLDHLHPMAYSVNKIPNFISKAKIIEVFMKNSDIEVLAMVQNEHGELEKMLREPVIETMVTKINVPFFVVPEAS; encoded by the coding sequence ATGCAAAACATCTTGGTTCCGACGGATTTTTCCAGAAATGCATATCATGCCCTGCGGTACGCTACAGCCCTTTTAAAGGAGAGGGACTGTACCTTTTTTTTACTGAACGTATATGAAAACCAAAAGGGTTTTAAGAACAAAACCAGGGGAAGCGCAGACGGGCAGGTTTCCGACAAAAGGAAGAAGGCATCCGAAGCCAAGTTGCAGGTCACCATTGATCGGATCGAAAAAGAGAACATGAATGGCAACCATTCTTACGAGCTGATTTCGGAAGCTTCAGACCTGAACAGTACCGTACAGGGTCTAATCAAGGAGCTGAATATCGATTTGATCGTACTGGGCAATAAAGGGGAAACTAGCAGCATTCCCCTATTTCTGGGAAGTACCACCGCATCGGCAATACAGTCCGTGAAGAAATGTCCGATATTGACCGTTCCCAACGACGCCGATCTCGAAGTTCCTCACGAAATGGCGTTCGCGACGGATTTTAAAAAAGAATTGAGTCCAGAGGTCTTGAACGCCCTGAAGTCGATGGCCTTGCTCTGCGGTTCGGCCGTTCGTATTGTGCATATCGACGAAGGCACCGGCTTGAACCATGCACAGAAAGCGAACCTCGATGTTCTTCTAGACCATTTGCACCCCATGGCTTATTCCGTCAATAAAATTCCCAACTTCATCAGTAAGGCTAAGATTATCGAAGTTTTCATGAAAAATTCGGATATAGAAGTGCTTGCCATGGTACAAAACGAACACGGCGAATTGGAAAAAATGCTTCGCGAACCCGTTATCGAAACCATGGTTACGAAAATCAACGTACCATTTTTTGTAGTTCCGGAAGCGTCGTAA
- a CDS encoding YtxH domain-containing protein: protein MDKNSNIGLALITGAALGAAFSILYAPARGVETRQRIIDSTESAADALLRAADQLKNSATNVVVEKKGNLEAQLNSVFSRTAHEQDELIALLEQKLDSLKKKGRKINKKAAKA, encoded by the coding sequence ATGGACAAGAACTCAAATATTGGTCTGGCACTCATCACTGGTGCTGCCTTAGGCGCGGCATTCTCGATTTTATATGCCCCCGCCCGAGGTGTCGAGACAAGACAAAGAATTATCGATAGTACGGAAAGCGCAGCGGATGCTTTGCTGAGGGCTGCCGATCAACTTAAGAACTCCGCCACCAATGTGGTTGTGGAGAAGAAGGGAAATCTGGAAGCCCAGTTGAACTCCGTCTTTTCCAGAACCGCTCACGAGCAGGACGAACTTATTGCCCTACTCGAGCAAAAGCTGGATTCCCTTAAAAAGAAGGGACGTAAAATCAATAAGAAAGCAGCAAAAGCGTAA
- a CDS encoding SLC13 family permease, with translation MEINLILTFCIIGIGVFLFVRDYFSIDTTSVLIMALFIVAGVLSPEEGFSGFNHPATLTLGCIFVVSGGIFNSGILNGLSHRIIKLAKIHYSVALVTFCLLAGIFSAFINDTAVVALLLPIALTVCRETGISPGKLLMPISFAALFGGTCTLVGTSTNILVSSYAKKFGLEEFGMFEFSAPALCLLVVGFVYIFLVAPLLLPKSKEDELLIEKAEEYITELEVAADNSDRNGMVVDSRLVADFDVRILSILRDGILNHQVGPETLLVEGDILKVIVPPSRFNRLLDAKGYHIVGDKRKETDHEDDTYHLYEVILPFGSQLTGSSLFNLRFSQKYNLSVLAIRQRNEIIMDKLARVALRSGDMLLVLGKQENIDRLESQKLIVTLSQYDEKKTNYKKAIPAILIGIGVILAAAVNLTTILISAMIGALLMILTGVLKPNEAYKAVEWQVIFMMAGVLSMGAALEKTGGAEMIASFTQDNLGQYDPRITLSIIYLVSFVSTNLISSKATAALMAPIVISLAAAMEVSYRPFLVAVMFACSLTFMTPMSYPTNTMVYAPGNYKFNDFLKFGTPLNLITWVAASFVIPYFFPF, from the coding sequence ATGGAAATAAATCTAATTCTTACATTCTGTATCATCGGTATCGGGGTGTTTCTTTTTGTAAGGGATTATTTTTCGATAGATACGACCTCCGTCTTGATCATGGCGCTCTTCATTGTGGCGGGGGTTTTAAGTCCCGAAGAAGGCTTTTCGGGCTTCAACCATCCGGCCACCTTGACCTTGGGCTGTATTTTTGTGGTCAGTGGGGGCATCTTCAATTCTGGAATTTTAAACGGATTGAGCCATCGCATTATAAAGCTGGCCAAAATCCACTACTCGGTCGCCTTGGTTACCTTTTGCCTGCTCGCTGGGATATTTTCAGCTTTTATCAATGATACTGCCGTTGTCGCCCTACTCTTACCCATTGCCTTGACCGTTTGCAGGGAGACGGGCATTAGCCCGGGAAAGCTATTGATGCCTATCTCGTTCGCCGCGCTGTTCGGAGGCACCTGTACCTTGGTCGGGACATCGACGAATATTCTGGTCAGTAGTTACGCCAAGAAATTCGGACTGGAAGAGTTCGGGATGTTCGAGTTCAGCGCGCCGGCCCTCTGCTTGTTAGTTGTAGGTTTTGTCTACATATTCTTGGTGGCTCCCCTTTTACTACCGAAAAGCAAAGAGGACGAGCTTCTGATCGAAAAGGCAGAGGAATACATTACGGAACTTGAAGTTGCAGCCGATAATTCCGACCGCAACGGCATGGTAGTAGACTCTAGGTTGGTGGCAGATTTCGATGTGCGCATTCTATCTATTTTGAGGGATGGCATCCTCAACCATCAAGTGGGACCCGAGACGCTGTTGGTTGAAGGGGATATTCTAAAGGTAATTGTTCCCCCATCCAGATTTAATCGGCTTTTGGATGCAAAAGGATATCATATTGTCGGCGACAAACGCAAGGAAACCGATCATGAGGATGACACTTACCATTTGTACGAGGTTATCCTGCCTTTCGGCTCTCAGCTGACCGGGAGCTCACTGTTCAACCTTAGGTTCAGTCAGAAATACAACCTGTCGGTGCTGGCTATTCGTCAGCGGAATGAAATCATTATGGACAAGCTGGCACGGGTGGCATTGCGGTCAGGAGATATGTTATTGGTGCTGGGAAAACAAGAAAATATCGACCGTCTCGAATCCCAGAAACTTATCGTCACCCTTTCCCAATACGACGAAAAAAAGACGAATTACAAAAAGGCGATTCCCGCGATCTTAATTGGCATTGGAGTCATCCTGGCCGCCGCCGTCAACTTGACCACAATTTTGATCAGTGCTATGATCGGGGCGCTGCTTATGATCTTGACCGGGGTCTTGAAACCCAACGAAGCGTACAAAGCGGTAGAATGGCAGGTTATCTTTATGATGGCCGGGGTACTTTCGATGGGGGCAGCCCTCGAAAAAACGGGAGGTGCGGAGATGATCGCCTCATTTACGCAGGACAACTTGGGGCAATACGACCCGCGCATCACCCTGAGCATTATTTATCTGGTCTCGTTCGTTTCTACCAATTTAATTTCAAGCAAGGCGACCGCCGCCCTGATGGCACCGATCGTCATCAGTCTTGCCGCGGCCATGGAAGTCAGTTACAGACCTTTTTTGGTGGCGGTCATGTTCGCCTGCTCCTTAACCTTTATGACCCCTATGAGCTATCCCACGAACACCATGGTATATGCGCCCGGCAACTATAAGTTCAACGACTTTTTGAAATTCGGCACGCCCCTGAACCTGATTACCTGGGTAGCGGCATCTTTTGTTATTCCGTATTTTTTTCCATTTTGA
- a CDS encoding P1 family peptidase, with product MFHAIKYEIFEQATRHASVVIAIKSSSKIVYCSTEITFYLEMIRYICILIVLLYLPTIISAQERARARDIGVVSGILTPGSNNAITDVEGVSVGHRSLIQGDSVRTGVTVILPHQGNIFKEKVPAGIFVGNGFGKSVGTTQIEELGNIESPIALTNTLNTFTVANALIDYMLDIPENSDVRSLNPIVGETNDGWLNDIRGRHVKSSDVLEAIQNASNTKVDEGNVGAGTGTRCLGFKGGIGTSSRVLPKNKGGYTVGVLVQTNFGGILRINGAPVGRELNNFYMAEGVPYVVDGSCMIIIATDAPLSSRNLQRLARRSFLAFGRVGSFSSNGSGDYSIAFSTHKETRVPYSPNSIENNAPRVLNDFMSPLFLAVVEATEESIYNSLFMAEDMVGQQGRAVKALPIKETLDVLDNHKARNN from the coding sequence TTGTTTCATGCTATAAAATACGAAATTTTCGAGCAGGCAACAAGGCACGCCTCCGTTGTTATCGCTATAAAAAGTAGCTCGAAAATTGTATATTGCTCCACAGAAATCACATTCTACCTTGAGATGATACGATACATCTGCATTTTAATAGTGCTCCTCTATCTTCCTACGATAATTTCTGCCCAAGAACGTGCCAGGGCACGGGACATAGGGGTCGTTTCTGGAATTTTGACCCCGGGCAGCAATAATGCAATCACCGATGTGGAGGGGGTGTCGGTAGGTCACAGGTCCTTGATCCAGGGCGACTCGGTCCGCACCGGGGTAACAGTGATTCTGCCACATCAAGGAAACATTTTTAAGGAAAAAGTTCCTGCCGGCATTTTTGTCGGCAACGGGTTCGGCAAGTCGGTGGGTACCACCCAAATTGAGGAATTAGGAAATATCGAATCCCCTATCGCCCTTACCAATACCTTGAATACGTTTACTGTCGCCAATGCCTTGATCGATTATATGCTTGATATTCCTGAAAATTCCGACGTGCGGTCGCTCAATCCCATAGTGGGGGAGACCAATGACGGGTGGTTGAACGATATTCGGGGGCGCCATGTGAAATCGTCCGATGTTTTGGAAGCCATACAAAATGCTTCGAACACTAAGGTGGACGAGGGCAACGTCGGAGCCGGTACCGGGACCCGGTGTCTTGGGTTCAAAGGGGGAATTGGGACATCTTCGCGAGTGCTCCCCAAGAATAAAGGGGGCTATACGGTAGGTGTTTTGGTACAAACGAATTTCGGTGGTATATTGAGGATCAACGGAGCTCCCGTCGGCCGGGAATTGAACAACTTTTATATGGCGGAAGGCGTGCCTTATGTGGTCGACGGTTCCTGTATGATCATCATCGCAACCGATGCCCCGCTTTCGAGTAGAAATTTACAGCGATTGGCTCGGCGTTCTTTTCTCGCTTTCGGTAGGGTAGGGTCGTTTTCATCGAACGGTAGCGGGGATTACAGTATTGCGTTCAGTACCCATAAAGAAACCAGGGTACCTTATAGTCCCAATTCGATTGAAAACAATGCTCCGAGGGTGTTGAACGATTTTATGTCCCCCTTATTTTTGGCGGTTGTAGAAGCCACCGAGGAATCGATATACAATTCGTTGTTTATGGCAGAAGATATGGTGGGACAACAGGGTAGGGCGGTCAAAGCGCTTCCTATCAAGGAAACCTTGGACGTCTTGGATAACCACAAGGCACGGAACAACTAA